The Triticum aestivum cultivar Chinese Spring chromosome 4B, IWGSC CS RefSeq v2.1, whole genome shotgun sequence sequence gaacttgcacacggcaatcttgatgacgatcaccacttgatgtcatcctttccatgggttgtatgatatcttcctcttgacgcaagcccatggatacgtacctaaccccacatacaactctcacatagaccatgggttagtacataaagtgcaacggacaatgcttaccataccatgggatcacttgatccctctcggtacatcttctacgctttgtgagttgatcaacttgattcactcttgacttagtcttgatcaaccttgaatctttgcaactctcttcatttggatgatgtcttgaaggtaaacatgaatgatcacacaaccttcttcttcaagacatgcttgcaataagctcaacactcgcatgaccaatctttggataattccttaatagcaccttggtcaactcaaaaactccttgaaaccaacacatggacttcaagaaaagcctatggacaaatccttcaaatataactcaagacaaccattagtccatagagattgccatcaattaccaaaaccaaacatgggggcaccgcatttTCTTTCACCTAGCCGCTGcgaaacagaacgcatctccgcctccacgcccacgtcgttcctctgctgctgccgccgccggcgactccatccCGTTCACCACATACACGGTTGACCAAGGTTGACCGGCGACTCCGTctctctggttcctgtacgggagagaggcgaataggtttttgggaagcgactacgcgactgctcgcctccgatccactacttcctctacgtctgcgccgtctccgtcatcaccatgtcaagcGACGCTGAACATGCCGCCGCCGAGaagaccgaggccgacaagaaggccgccgaggacgcttcTGTTGCTGCTGTCACCGCGGCAGCggcttctgcatggcctactggagggtataccaCGTTTATCCCTCTCCTGATAATTTCTGTATTAGCAGTGCTAGCatcatgtgtagatttgtctactattTGCGTAGTACGTGCTTTTTTAGATCAGTACCAGTATGTTCCtagttctgtcaatgccatgctcgttatctacttatggattaaattagtcgaaaaattACCTATTTTCTTAGCAATGACGAGCTCGACCGCCTCCTCGAGCACTTCGGGGCCGGATTCGAAGGAGCGGGGTAGAGTAGGGCGTGCGAGTCCGCGCCTCCGCGTCCGCATCCGACGGTGCCTAGCGCTGGCACGAGCATGCCAAGCTGGAGGGCCTCCTCGGCCACTTCCGCGACCTCATTCGAAGGGGAGGGGCGGCCTGCCAGCGAGCGCCGACGCTGATGACGAAGGGGAGGGCGGCCTGACCAGGGAGCGCCGGCGGTTGTGACGAAGGGAAGGGGGCTGCCTGACCAGAGACGCCGACTGTGGATAGAATAGAATGTGGAATGGGAAACTATCCAGAGAAGAAATGTGAGGGGGCAGTGGAGAGGATGACTGGTGGTTTTTTCTTAATACTGTACTAGACAGTGATGCGAGAGACTGTGAGTGATCGCGGTATTCcctgcaaaaaaataaaagagtGATCGCGGTATTATCGGAGCCAAAAGTATATACTCCGTATCTTCTTTTTACCGGCCATGTCCGATTCACCTCCCATTCTTCTAAAAAAATCCATTCTTTTATAGTCATAACCATCTGATGCTTTAAAAGGATTTTTGTATAAATACTATCTATAAAAGTTTTCTCACAAAAAAATATCTATAAAAGTTAATAAATATTTTACTggtaaaaaacacattttttgatATATATGAATTTGGTTGAGTAAACGAGTATTAGTAAATAAATTCAGACATGAAGCTAAAGCTTTGATATTTTGTTGATTATTAAGCAGAAGATTGTTCGGTTAATCGCGGAAAACCGCACAAGCTGATCTTCCATCACTGTCGAAAAAGAAGTCATGAAGCACTCTTCCGGGGTAATGAGGAGATAAGCATTCCACATGACTGTAATAGTTGCAACACCACACGACACGAGGTCCATGTCGTTGAAGTTCGAAAGCTCATAGGGCTGCCTCCCCGACATCCATTGCTCCAACACGCTTCGCGCACTCAACTGGTACCATTTTTAGGGTTGTCACACCAACATGCCACTGCAaacacgtgcgttgcacgtgcatgcttactagttagGTAAAGATACAGTACATACTATCTACACGAATTGTTGAGGGAGGCGAGCCATTGGCAGGGGTCTGACCCCTGCTCGCCCCTCCCTGTCTCCGACCCTGCGTGAGCGTCACTCTCGGACAGCGAGTCGTTTCAACGCCGGCTTCAGTGAGAGGCCGCATCCGCTCTAGGTCGACATGAATGAGGTGATGACACTCTGAAGTGACGCTGACCGGCATGAATGCACGGCAACCGCTTCGCGTGGGAGAGGGAACCAGGGTGTCGGACGCgtgcgtggcagcggtccggacgcccgcaaagcccCTTGGTTTGCCTTCGGTTTACAGAAACGGACATCTGGACTGATCCATGAACCGATGGGGCATCGCATTGGATGACAAAATGTGTCCAACCCGATCAATCCGGACGGGGTGTGGATGGTTCGAGGGTTCATGGTGAAGATGCTCTTAGACCTTTACAACACCAAAGATAAAACATAAGAGTTTCGAaaataaacaaaacaaaagaaCAAGGAAATGATGCAGAATGGCATGCATTTATATCAAATTTCACTTGAGTAATAGTAAAATTTAGACCTTGGTGGCCCCCTCTCCTTCTTTAATGCATGGTACGCACGTTAGTGCGTATTGTAGAAAAAAAATAGAGCAAAAATCGCCGGAAATTGCTTTTGGAGGCCGAGCACCATGGAGGCCTCAGAATGCAAAATCCAAAATTCGTGAAAATTCATATTTCTACActgcaaaaaaatctgaaaaaacacAGACATACATGAAGGCATAATGCACAAATGTGTAAATTTACATGacgaaatacgttgaaatgagaAATGAGAAATGAGGGTTGTGCAAATGATACTACTATTCATCTTCTTAAACCATGAATTTTTTTTTGTATAGGTTGCATTTCAGCGTacttcatcctgaaattttacacacatacaccTCACATCTTTGTTTACTTGTAtaattttttcagtttttttttggatttttcaaaaattcAGCCCTCATGGGGGCCGAGATCCAAAACGCCTCAAATCTTGGCCTAGAAAGTAGCCAGGCCAATCAGTGTGTCTCCCGCAGCCTATCGACTAGATAGTGGTGGAGTGTGTGATAGGGAGCAGAGGAATTTCCCATCACATGTTTGTTTGCTGTACTGCGAGTTGTTCTTTTCCGGCTATCCAAATTCAGTTTGGGCACCCACCACGAGTGACTCTGACGAGTGAGCCGAGCCTAGCGCACGCCATTCATGGCAACGACAAAATCCTACTCCATATAATCAGCAATGACGTCAATCCTCAAGCTCCGTTCACTGTCGAGCTGTATATATGTCCAATACTCCAATTCCGAGGAGCAGCCTAGCTAGATTGGTTGATTCGTGTTAAACAATCAGGTGCTCTCTTCCGAAAGTTCACCGATTACGTGGCCTCGACCTCGTTGCTCTCCGCACCGGCGGCAAGCATGCAGCGGCAAGAGGAGTCCGGCGAGGACATCGTGATCGTGGGCGCCGGGCTCGCCGGCCTCGCCGCCGCACTCGGGCTGCACAGGAAAGGGGTGAGGAGCGTGGTGCTGGAGTCGTCCCCGTCGCTCCGGGCCTCGGGGTTCGCCTTCGCCACGTGGCCCAACGCCTTCCGCGCGCTCGACGCCCTCGGCGTCGGCGACCAGATCAGGAAGCTCCACCTGCACATCCAAGGGCTGCGCGTCATGTCGGCGTCCACGGGAGAGATAGCGAAGGAGGTGGACTTCAGGGACGAGTTCAGCTGCGTCAGGCGCGACGTGCTGCTGCAGGTCCTGGCGGCGGAGCTGCCGACGGGCACCATCCGCTACTCCTCCAAGATCGTCTCCATCGACGAGCACGGCGACGGTGCCAAGACCCTCCACCTCGCCGACGGCTCGACTCTCCGGGCGAAGGTGCTGGTCGGATGCGACGGGATCAACTCCATGGTGGGCAGATGGCTGGGGCTCGCCAAGCCGTCGCACTCCGGGCGCTCCGCCACGCGGGGCCTCGCGCGTTACCCCGACGGCCACGGCTTCCCGCCCAAGTTCTTGCAGCTCTTTGGCAACGGCTTCCGCTTCGGCTTCGTCCCCTGCAACGACACCGACGTCTACTGGTTCTACACATGGTCTCCCTCCGAAGACGGTCAGTCTAGCTAGTTACTCTCTGCATCCATGGCGACTGCGATCCACGGATGTCCATTTACCGTCTCGCCTTGACTGACGTGCAGATGATGATGGTGCCGAGGAGAGCGGTACCAAGATGAAGCAGTACGTGCTGACGAAGCTGAGGAGCTCCAAGGTGCCCGCGGAGGCGCTGGAATTGGTGGAGAGGAGCGACGACGCGCCCGCCACGCCGCTGAGGTTCCGGCCGCCGCTCTCGCTCGTGTTCGCGGGCATCAGCAAGGGGAACGTGTGCGTGGCCGGCGACGCGCTGCACCCGATGACGCCGGACCTGGGCCAGGGCGGCTGCGCGGCGCTGGAGGACGGCGTCGTACTGGCCAGATGCCTCGGAGAGGCCATCCTCGGTGGCGATGGCGACGGAGCGACAGGCGGCACAGATGAGAAGGAGAGGATCGAGTCGGGCCTGCGCAGGTTTGCGGGGATACGGCGGTGGAGGAGCATCGAGCTAATCGGAACGGCCTACGCTGTCGGCTTCGTGCAGCAGAGTGGTAATAGGATCATCAGCTTTCTGCGGGAGAAAGTGCTGGCCGGAGTGCTCGCGGGAAGGCTCCTCAAAATGTCAGACTACAACTGCGGGACCCTGTCAAGCTAGGGAGTAGTACATTTGAGGCAACCAAAAGAGCATAGGAAACTAGTTTTCCTTAAACCCGATTTCTGGTGTAACAACCTAAAACATTGGTTGGATCCTCTAACTAACTCGTGGATATACTAAACTGGGtcttccaaaaacccaaaaaaccAGTTTATACAAAAACGACTAATAGACGTTTTTGTACAAACGCGTTTTCTATATGCATCAGGAGATCAGCGAAGTCCGACGCGCTGATCATGGTAACCTCCGCCGGCCGCAACAGCAGCTTGACAAAGCCAAAAGACGTCGTTGCCGATCTCGGCCAAGCAGCCGGAGCATGCAGGTTGCGATGCTTCACCTAGACCAGCGCCTCAATGGCGGATGCAGACTTGGGCTGGCTGCCGTTGTGTCCATCGGCCGTTTCACAGCCATCGTCACCGTCCATATGCTCCAGCTTCTACGTCGTCGTCACGCCTCCCTAGCATGTGTGTTGTGCTCTGTTGTTACCGGCCAATCGATCCAGCAGCTAGCTAGATGCTACATGCATGCCCGGCTTGAGAATCAATCAAGGTGCTTTACGTCGTGTACTCGTGTCTTGCCGTATGTGAGTTGCATGTACGTGCTTCTTTGATGGGAACCTGAGCCAACATGCATGACACCGGCGAACGAAGCCGAGCACGATCAGGCGAGCAGCGCGATTACCCTGGCGGCCTCGGCGATGGCCTCGCGAGAGAGCAGTTTACGGTGTGGTTGTCCGCAGCTGTGCGTGTAGGTGCCAAGAGCAAGCCGAAGCACCACACCTCCATGTATTGTTTGGGAAGAACTCAAAATCGTGTTTTTCTAATTTTCCCATCCAAACAAGGTACTGGGTATACTTACCTTAACAGAATAACTAACCAAAACTGATTTTCCTAAAAATCCTCCAAAAACTCGTTTTCTAAAATCTCACATCTAATTCCCTGTATCCAAACAACCCCATCTACACCCGGACTTGACAAATCATACCCTTCAAACGTCCGGAGAGACCTCCGCAGACAATGACCGGTCATGCCTCAAAAAATGAATTTCACATCCGGTTATCTCAAATTAAAAACCTCAAATCCATACTATTACATGCAGCGCAACGATCTTTAAACGGAGCTTCGTCCGGTTCCACTCCCCGCCCGCCCGGCTCCGCCCTGGCCATGTCCGGCGGCTGGCTGCGCCCCCCAGAGTGTTGGTCCGGTCGCCGACAAGATAGAGTAGGGCGTGGGACATGAGCCGGCTCATAGGATTCAAGGCaccgccgtctcccatgccctactcttcctcgtcagaGCCCGGAACCCGTTAGGTGCCGGTGAACGCCGGACCGAAGGCGGATCCGTCCAGGGACGAGCCGCCGACGTCCACCATTATGCGATTGCGGTGTCCGAACTGATGCGGCGGAGAATGTGACTCCGCCTTGCCGACGTCCATCGCCGCGAGGGCCGCTGCCGCCTACCGTACCCGGTGCCTTGCACGGCGGGCACGCCGTGCCATGGCCTCGTCGGTTGAGGCCCATTGTGCGTCTCGATGCTCGGCGCGCCAACAGAGGGTTGCGCGTCCGCCAGCGCGTTCGAATGCTAGACGGACCGCACGGCCTCCGGTGAGGCAGCTACAATTGCCCTAGCGCTGGATTCATGCGCCCTTTGGGCAGACGCAATGGATTcccgatgtgacgcccccgattcaatcgtacactaatcatacttgcaaatgtgtacgatcaagatcagggactcacgggaagatatcacaacacaactctagacacaaattaaaataatacaaactttatattacaagccaggggcctcgagggctcgaatacaaacgagtcagcggaagcaacattatctgagtacagacatgagttaaacaagttttccttaagaatgctagcacaaaagcaacatcgattgaAAAGGCAAGGTCTCTTGCCTgtgagcctcctaactactcctggtcgtcggcatccgtcacgtagtagtaggcaccctcggggtagtagtagccATCGGCGGTGGCGTctagatcctgggctccaccatctggttgcagcatccgagaagaatggaaggAGGTgagaaaaggggagcaaagcaactgtgagtactcattcaaagtactcgcaagcaaggatctacactacatatgcatcgatatcaatgaaatgggtagtatctatggactgaactgcagaatgccagaagagaaggagaaagcctagcctatcaaagactagcatcttcaagcagctccaagcatcttgcagcaatcagaagagtatagaataacagtttatatttaacaaacatgttgtagaaataatgcccagagatccttccccgactccctgcgggaaagcgatctcggagccacatatccattacatgcctcagcattcagtatccagttctagttgtataacTCCgggtgtccgttaccgtaggacatgctatctatagatgttttcttccctgtaggggtgcaccaacttacccaccacgctcccttaactccggccggatacactttactgggtcatgcccggcctcgtccaaacgatatgccgcaacccgacctaggcttaatagagaggtcagtatgccggtctacatcctaagcgcagGGGTCtcgggcccatcgccctttgcactcctgcacgttgtgtacgcggcctgtgagcagacctagctacctccttaaaaaggcaggtgcttacgcagtccatcCCGTTGTGCGCCGCTCAGTTGCATGACGTctataagcttcggctgatgcatacaacgtagaacgcccatactatgcccacgtgatggttagtgctatcaggccagaggcccctcggatcaaatatccaaatcaaaCTGGATTACGAGCGcgtggtaacgagcagagactcacgatcgatgtgaccccgctgccccatctcgaggacttgcgacaagggctaatAATGCCCGACCACGCCACGTAGTTATCtaacgggcaccttccaggtcaacccgactccacatcactcacaTCACATGCTCGcggggtacccctcagggccgacccgtctttatcCACTTTAATCAGTAACAATAGTAATGTAAAGGCAATCCGTGTGGCTACCACATCAAGAACGAACCCGAGGCATCACCCTCGTTGCATTCCCACCTGATGTAaacatcaaggtgaatgtaagaggaaatcaccctcgaggttcacacttgaggtgttgcacgacaacGTCATTATTGGAAGTGgaaaaggaggaatcaccctcgatgaccacgaccgggtAACTACTCCACAGAGTTAGCATTAGAAATGctaacgaggtatcaccctcgtcaCTCGATAGTAACGATGCggtgtcgtacaactaaggggagtgttgtgcggtgccggggcctggtcttcaatcccgttgatcatgtcttctgataatccagcggggcagttGGGTCAACATGGGGTCTTTGATGGGtctctaaccagcctatactaagcagtttaggataaataggtaggtaacaatagcaagttacaagatcaggctatgtgatacgtctccaacatatctctaatttatgaagcattcatgctattttattatctgttttgaatgattacgagctttattatacacttttatattacttttgggactaacctattaaccggaggcccaacccatattgctgttttattgcctgtttcagtatttcgaagaaaaggagtatcaaacggagtccaaacggaatgaaaccttcgggggcgtgatttttggaaaggatatgatccgggagacttggagttcaagccagggaaggttcaaggaagccaggagataggagggtgctcccacccccctgggcgcacccttgTCTCcggggcccctcgaggctccctcgaccgacttctttcgcctatataagtccacgtaccctaaaaacatcgaaacagaagatagatcgggagttccgccgccgcaagcctctgtagccaccaaaaacctctcgggagcccgttccggcaccctgccggagggggaatccctcatcgatggccatcttcatcatcccggcactctccatgacgaggaggaagtagttcaccctcggggctgagggtatgtaccagtagctatgtgtttgatctctctcttgtgttctctctatggcacgatcttgatgtatcacgagctttgctattatagttggatcttatgatgtttctccccctctactctcttgtgatgaattgagttttcctcttgaagttatcttatcggattgagtctttaaggatttgagaacactttatgtatgtcttgccgtgcttatctgtggtgacaatgagatattcatgtgatccacttgatgtatgttttggtgatcaactttcggggtccgcccatgaacctatgcataggggttggcacacgttttcgtcttgactctccggtataaactttggggcactctttgaagtactttgtgttggttgaatagatgattctgagattgtgtgatgcatatcgtataatcatgcccacggatacttgaggtgacaatggagtatctaggtgacattagggttttgattgatttgtgtcttaaggtgttattctagtatgaactctatgatagattgaacggaaagaatagcttcgtgttattttactacagactcttgaatagatagaacagaaaggataactttgaggtggtttcgtaccctaccataatcccttcgtttgttctccgctattagtggctttggagtgactctttgttgcatgttgaggaatagttatatgatctatctatgttattattgttgagagaacttgcactagtgaaagtatgaaccctatgccttgtttcctaccattgcaatgccgtttgtgctcacttttatcattagttaccttgctgtttttatattttcagactacaaaaacctatatctaccatccatattgcacttgtatcaccatctcttctccgaactagtgcacctatacaatttaccattgtattgggtgtgttggggacacaagagactctttgttatttggttgtagggttgtttgagagagaccatcttcatcctacacctcccacggattgataaaccttaggtcatccacttgagggaaatttgctactgtcctacaaacctcttcacttggaggcacaacaacgtctacaagaagaaggttatgtagtagacatcaagctcttttctggtgccattgccggggaaggctaggtaagcggcactcacaccccgtcgactaagctcttttctggcgccgttgccggggaggtgagtgcttgaaggtatatctttagatgttgcaattgaatatattttttcttgttttatcactagtttagtctataaaagaaaactacaaaaaatggaattgagtttgtctgatacgcttcatctttttaatatcttttgtgagaacaatggtaaggaaaattgtgctcaagtgctagaagaggaatgcattaaattgtttggaactaaatatttgaatgatgagcatgatgcaatgttgttagtatgaattccttgaatatccatgatgctaatgatatgcaaagctacaagcttggggatgctatgtttgatgaagatgatatatttagtcccccaagttttgatgagaattttattatgataaaagcatgcctccaatttatgatgattatattgatgaaagtgggtttggaagagtgtcaactttaggaagtagtgatcccactattttggaggatgttgaatcttattgtgatgaatatgaaagtggatttggaagagtgtcaattttatttagtgatgattccactattttggaagaggtcccaattgattatgagaacaaagttgctatctatgatgattattgtgatgacttgtatgctattaagaataatgataaccatgaaacttgtcatcatgattttagttttcaattggattatgcctcacaagataactattttgttgagtttgctcccatgactattgatgagaagaattttgcttatgtggagagtagtaaaatttctatgcaagtagatcatgaaaagaatgctttatgtgctggttatattgttgaattcatttatgatgctactgaaaattattatgagcgaggaacatatgcttgtaggaattgcaataatatcaagtttcctctctatgtgttgaaaatcttgaagttatgcttgttttgccttcttatgctagttgattattgtttccataagttgtttgatcacaaaatccctatgcaaagGAAGTGTgctaggcttaaatgtgctagtcatatgcttcatgatgctcccgttatgtttcaattcttatcttttatgtgagcatcattgtcatcatcatgcctagctagaaaggcattaaagaaaagcgcttgttgggagacaacccaatatttacccttactgtttttgtgtgttcacatgattatgctactgtaataatcatgttttatagcttttgtttcaataaagtgccaagtaagacctttaggatagcttacggtgatagttgtgttgatcctgctgaaaaacagaaacttttgcacccagtaaattagttttgttaattcacagaaacgtgcttctgatctgattctttttgctctggattggtacacaaattgcttaggacttactatttggtaggatttttgaagttccagaagtatacacttgatacagattactacagactgttctgcttttgacagattctgttttccatgtgttgtttgcttattttgatgaatctgtgagtagtatcggagggtatgaaccatagagaagttggaatacagtagatattacaccaataagaatttataataagttcattacaatacctaagtggtggttttattttcttatactaacggagcttacgagttttctgttgagttttgtgttgtggagttttcaagttttgggtaaagattcgatggactatggaataaggagtggcaagagcctaatcttggggatgaccaagtcaccccaaggtaatattcaaggacaaccaagagcctaagcttggggatgccccggaaggcatcccctctttcgtcttcgtctatcggtaactttacttggagctatatttttattcaccacatgatatgtgttttgcttggagcatccttttattttgttagtatttgcttgctgttatttagaataatgttttgcatctttagtttcaataaaaatgtcaaggatagcctttaccatgcttattttgctagtatgcatgttgctgtttgaaaacagaaagtttaccgcggttgcaaaaattccctagaaaagccagagaatggtataatgttgaaactttttgcatattgagctctgataaatcttctacagcgtagtatttttctcataatttttggagttagggaagtattgatactcttgcattctttacagactgtactgttttggcagattgctgttatgtttgcgttgtttgcatatgtttgcttgtttaatgattctatttgaggataggagtattaaatatgcagagacatttagtatgcaatgttgaataataattttagtgatttgttacagtagaaaatgataaggttttgcattggtttatactaacctatctcacgacttcttgttgagtttggtgtggatgaagcttttgataaaaagagaaaccatgatatgagaggaattaaggagacacaaaagttcaagcttggggatgcccaaggcaccccaagataatatttcaagaagtctcaagcatctaagcttggggatgccccgttaggcatcccacctttcttcttcaacaactatcggttagtatcggttgagcctaagtttttgcttcttcacatgagttgtgctatccttgcaatgtcattttattttgccttgcttgctgtttgaataaaataccaagatctgaaattcttaaatgagagagagtcttcgcatagttacgtaattatttagctactctatgtgcttcacttatatctttttggagtagtttgtcatttactcgtgtgcttcac is a genomic window containing:
- the LOC123093184 gene encoding monooxygenase 2, yielding MQRQEESGEDIVIVGAGLAGLAAALGLHRKGVRSVVLESSPSLRASGFAFATWPNAFRALDALGVGDQIRKLHLHIQGLRVMSASTGEIAKEVDFRDEFSCVRRDVLLQVLAAELPTGTIRYSSKIVSIDEHGDGAKTLHLADGSTLRAKVLVGCDGINSMVGRWLGLAKPSHSGRSATRGLARYPDGHGFPPKFLQLFGNGFRFGFVPCNDTDVYWFYTWSPSEDDDDGAEESGTKMKQYVLTKLRSSKVPAEALELVERSDDAPATPLRFRPPLSLVFAGISKGNVCVAGDALHPMTPDLGQGGCAALEDGVVLARCLGEAILGGDGDGATGGTDEKERIESGLRRFAGIRRWRSIELIGTAYAVGFVQQSGNRIISFLREKVLAGVLAGRLLKMSDYNCGTLSS